Proteins co-encoded in one Archangium lipolyticum genomic window:
- a CDS encoding ATP-binding protein: MLLSGVAAFTLWTEVRTSHQVAERVQEAMDRAGLIGRIRVDALSLESAIEAHIRATDDQQRRDADEVMEDILEDIREATKAYTRNLPRDDTLVVWQRFNMACTRLAEQVRAAAGFSHRQESEQARHHLVEQVRPLAEEIDGLAGQLARENADEARLLLAHLASLRVRNLAYGGLVTLLAVLVSLAVGWQITSVLRRQERTIQEQMEELDRRNQELDAFTRRVAHDLMGPLSPLKGYLTLLRRSGAVKEPQALELISLCESSAVRMGELIEALLRFCRAGTRGEPTVGELDTAVTTLLLEVSQTAAAQGVALERELESGVKVSCPSQLLQLIAQNLLSNAVKYTAGQPDARVRVKVAREGGEAVLEVVDNGIGMSAETQAKLFQPFFRAPEARGRPGHGLGLATTKRLVDAHGGTLLVRSEPGSGTRVMVRFPLADAVAPPVRGVGT, from the coding sequence ATGCTGCTGTCGGGGGTGGCCGCCTTCACGCTGTGGACGGAGGTGCGCACCAGCCATCAGGTGGCCGAGCGCGTCCAGGAGGCGATGGACCGGGCCGGTCTCATCGGCCGCATCCGGGTGGATGCCCTGTCGCTGGAGTCCGCCATCGAGGCCCACATCCGCGCCACGGATGACCAGCAGCGCCGGGACGCGGACGAGGTGATGGAGGACATCCTCGAGGACATCCGCGAGGCCACCAAGGCCTACACGCGCAACCTGCCCAGGGACGACACGCTCGTGGTGTGGCAGCGCTTCAACATGGCCTGTACGCGGCTGGCCGAGCAGGTGCGGGCCGCGGCGGGTTTCTCCCATCGCCAGGAGTCCGAGCAGGCCCGGCACCATCTGGTGGAGCAGGTGCGTCCGCTGGCCGAGGAGATCGACGGCCTGGCGGGGCAGCTCGCGCGGGAGAACGCGGACGAGGCGCGGCTGCTGCTGGCGCACCTGGCCTCGCTGCGCGTGCGCAACCTCGCGTACGGCGGGCTGGTGACGCTGCTGGCGGTGCTCGTGTCGCTGGCGGTGGGCTGGCAGATCACCTCCGTGCTCAGGCGCCAGGAGCGCACCATCCAGGAGCAGATGGAGGAGCTGGACCGGCGCAACCAGGAGTTGGATGCCTTCACCCGGCGCGTGGCGCACGACCTGATGGGGCCGCTGTCGCCGCTCAAGGGTTACCTGACGCTGCTGCGCCGCTCGGGGGCGGTGAAGGAGCCGCAGGCGCTGGAGCTCATCTCGCTGTGCGAGTCCAGCGCGGTGCGCATGGGCGAGCTCATCGAGGCGCTGCTGCGCTTCTGCCGCGCCGGCACCCGGGGCGAGCCGACGGTAGGCGAGCTGGATACCGCCGTCACCACACTGCTGTTGGAGGTGAGCCAGACGGCCGCCGCGCAGGGCGTGGCGCTGGAGCGCGAGCTGGAGTCCGGTGTGAAGGTGTCGTGCCCCTCGCAGCTGTTGCAGCTCATCGCGCAGAACCTGCTGTCCAACGCGGTGAAGTACACGGCGGGCCAGCCCGATGCGCGCGTCCGCGTGAAGGTGGCACGCGAGGGCGGCGAGGCGGTGCTGGAGGTGGTCGACAACGGCATCGGCATGAGCGCGGAGACGCAGGCGAAGCTCTTCCAGCCCTTCTTCCGGGCCCCGGAGGCCCGCGGCCGTCCCGGGCACGGGCTCGGTCTGGCCACCACCAAACGGCTGGTGGATGCCCATGGCGGCACGCTGTTGGTGCGTTCGGAGCCGGGCTCGGGTACACGCGTCATGGTCCGCTTCCCCCTCGCGGACGCGGTCGCGCCCCCTGTTCGCGGAGTCGGTACATGA
- a CDS encoding sigma-54-dependent transcriptional regulator, whose protein sequence is MSPARILVVDDDPHARDLLKRLLGMLGEVNQAADPKEATARLAEDGPFDLVLTDMAMPNAGDGLTVLHEVRAQLPDTPVIVVTAFGNIEGALDSIQQGAFDYLSKPFDVDAIVRVARRALEQKRLVEENRSLRKQVERGAMVGRSPALLEVYKQVARAAATSVPVLITGETGTGKEMVARALHRRSPRSQGAFIPVDCGAIAESLMESELFGHARGSFTGAAGARRGLFEEAHGGTLFLDEIGDVGPKVQAQLLRALQEGEIRRVGESAPVKVDVRVVAATNKDLKERVAEGLFREDLLYRLDVVHLHLPPLRERREDIPALVEHFASLHARGGVAPVVTSDVMTRLTAYDWPGNVRQLENVVARALALNVTGVLGPQDFPEPIGDGPKKLSGLAGDMPSLAELSRRYAAHVLQHVGGNKSEAARLLDVDRKTLYKLLEAHEPAE, encoded by the coding sequence ATGAGCCCTGCCCGCATCCTCGTCGTCGATGATGATCCCCACGCACGGGACTTGTTGAAGCGCCTGCTCGGCATGCTGGGCGAGGTGAACCAGGCCGCGGATCCGAAGGAGGCCACCGCGCGCCTCGCGGAGGATGGGCCGTTCGACCTCGTCCTCACCGACATGGCCATGCCCAACGCGGGCGATGGGCTCACCGTACTGCACGAGGTCCGCGCGCAGCTGCCGGACACGCCCGTCATCGTCGTGACGGCCTTTGGCAACATCGAGGGCGCGCTGGACAGCATCCAGCAGGGCGCCTTCGACTACCTGTCCAAGCCCTTCGACGTCGACGCCATCGTGCGCGTCGCCCGGCGGGCCCTGGAGCAGAAGCGGCTGGTGGAGGAGAACCGCTCGCTGCGCAAGCAGGTGGAGCGCGGCGCCATGGTGGGCCGCAGCCCGGCCCTGCTCGAGGTGTACAAGCAGGTGGCCCGCGCGGCCGCCACCTCGGTGCCGGTGCTCATCACCGGAGAGACGGGCACGGGCAAGGAGATGGTGGCCCGCGCGCTGCACCGGCGCTCGCCCCGCTCCCAGGGCGCGTTCATCCCCGTGGACTGTGGCGCCATCGCCGAGTCCCTCATGGAGAGCGAGCTGTTCGGCCATGCCCGCGGCTCGTTCACCGGGGCCGCTGGCGCCCGCCGCGGTCTCTTCGAGGAGGCCCATGGTGGCACGCTGTTCCTCGATGAGATTGGTGATGTCGGGCCCAAGGTGCAGGCGCAGTTGCTGCGCGCGCTCCAGGAGGGGGAGATCCGCCGCGTCGGCGAGAGCGCCCCGGTGAAGGTGGACGTCCGCGTCGTGGCCGCGACCAACAAGGACTTGAAGGAGCGTGTCGCCGAGGGACTGTTTCGCGAGGATCTGCTCTACCGGTTGGACGTGGTGCACCTGCACCTGCCTCCCCTGCGCGAGCGCCGCGAGGACATCCCGGCCCTGGTCGAGCACTTCGCCTCGTTGCACGCACGGGGGGGCGTGGCTCCCGTGGTGACGAGTGACGTCATGACGCGGCTCACCGCGTACGACTGGCCCGGCAATGTCCGGCAGTTGGAGAACGTGGTGGCCCGGGCGCTCGCGCTGAATGTGACCGGCGTGCTGGGGCCGCAGGATTTCCCCGAGCCCATCGGCGACGGGCCGAAGAAGCTGAGCGGGCTTGCCGGGGACATGCCGAGCCTCGCCGAGCTGTCACGGCGTTATGCGGCCCATGTGCTCCAGCATGTGGGCGGCAACAAGAGCGAGGCCGCGCGACTGCTCGATGTGGACAGGAAGACGCTCTACAAGTTGCTCGAGGCCCACGAGCCGGCGGAGTAG
- a CDS encoding secondary thiamine-phosphate synthase enzyme YjbQ, with amino-acid sequence MYHAKQLTVATWGRGFHDITDEVQRAVAESGATEGLCTVFLHHTSASLLLCENADPDVRKDLEAFFSRLVKDGDPLFRHDAEGPDDMPAHIRTVLTQNSLSVPIQGGHASLGTWQGIYVWEHRTAPHHRRVTISVLS; translated from the coding sequence ATGTACCACGCGAAACAACTGACGGTGGCGACGTGGGGCCGGGGCTTCCACGACATCACGGACGAGGTGCAGCGGGCGGTGGCGGAGAGTGGAGCGACGGAAGGCCTGTGCACGGTCTTCCTGCACCACACGAGCGCGTCACTGCTGCTGTGCGAGAACGCGGATCCGGACGTGCGAAAGGACCTGGAGGCCTTCTTCTCGAGGCTGGTGAAGGACGGAGACCCGCTCTTCCGTCACGACGCGGAGGGACCGGACGACATGCCGGCGCACATCCGGACGGTGCTGACGCAGAACTCGCTGAGCGTGCCCATCCAGGGAGGACACGCGAGCCTGGGGACATGGCAGGGAATCTACGTGTGGGAGCACCGGACGGCCCCGCACCACCGCCGGGTCACCATCTCCGTATTGAGCTGA
- a CDS encoding alpha/beta hydrolase — protein sequence MRRVSTRLGELDCQVLDAIPEGAAPELAVVLCHGFGAPATDLVPLAQELVELKPELAPKVRFVFPAAPLSLGVMGMPFARAWFHLPQEVLMGRERDWDLFAVSTPEGLAQARRGLMSLLSALSAATKLPYGRIVLGGFSQGGMVTTDVALRLEEAPAGLCILSGTLICQAEWKQRAEKRKGLPVLQSHGRYDDILAFHQAERLNKLLTDAGLSVELVPFNGPHTIAPEVLERMAEFLHDRL from the coding sequence ATGCGAAGGGTGAGCACGCGCCTGGGCGAGCTGGACTGCCAGGTGCTCGACGCGATTCCCGAGGGAGCGGCCCCGGAGCTGGCGGTGGTGCTGTGCCACGGCTTCGGGGCGCCGGCGACGGACCTGGTGCCGCTGGCCCAGGAGCTGGTGGAGCTGAAGCCGGAGCTGGCGCCGAAGGTGCGGTTCGTGTTTCCGGCGGCGCCGCTGTCGCTCGGGGTGATGGGGATGCCATTCGCTCGGGCGTGGTTCCACCTGCCCCAGGAGGTGCTGATGGGGCGGGAGCGGGACTGGGACCTGTTCGCGGTCTCGACGCCCGAGGGGCTGGCGCAGGCGAGGCGAGGGCTGATGAGCCTGCTGTCGGCGCTGTCAGCGGCGACGAAGCTGCCCTACGGGCGGATCGTCCTGGGGGGCTTCAGCCAGGGCGGGATGGTGACGACGGACGTGGCGCTGCGGCTGGAGGAGGCACCGGCGGGGTTGTGCATCCTGTCGGGGACGCTGATCTGCCAGGCGGAGTGGAAGCAGCGGGCGGAGAAGCGCAAGGGGCTGCCGGTGCTGCAGAGCCACGGGCGCTACGACGACATCCTGGCGTTCCACCAGGCGGAGCGGCTGAACAAGCTGCTGACGGACGCGGGGCTGTCGGTGGAGCTCGTGCCCTTCAACGGGCCGCACACCATCGCGCCGGAAGTGCTGGAGCGGATGGCGGAGTTCCTGCACGACCGTCTGTGA
- a CDS encoding peptidylprolyl isomerase — protein MRTRMLKIGLLVLSLAACSKDKDKQAEGKATTGTTPQATQTAPSNTGTQAAEQKAPHGASAAPRSRPPAENPGPWQKKALAGQEMFATFETSEGNIVVKLFSKDAPLTVANFVGLATGEQTWKDPKSGEVKQGTPLYQNVIFHRVIPGFMIQGGDPLGMGSGTPGYNFEDEFQSGRSFDKPGLLAMANRGPETNGSQFFITVSTPQHLNNRHTIFGEVVKGYDVVEKISTVPTAQANRPVKEVVLKKVSLSDEQPQ, from the coding sequence ATGCGCACCCGAATGCTGAAGATTGGACTCCTCGTTCTCTCCCTGGCCGCCTGCTCCAAGGACAAGGACAAGCAGGCCGAGGGCAAGGCCACCACGGGCACGACGCCCCAGGCGACGCAGACCGCTCCGAGCAACACGGGCACCCAGGCCGCCGAGCAGAAGGCGCCCCACGGCGCCAGCGCCGCGCCCCGCAGCCGGCCTCCGGCGGAGAACCCCGGGCCCTGGCAGAAGAAGGCGCTGGCGGGTCAGGAGATGTTCGCCACCTTCGAGACGAGCGAGGGCAACATCGTGGTGAAGCTCTTCTCGAAGGACGCACCGCTCACGGTGGCGAACTTCGTGGGACTGGCGACCGGTGAGCAGACGTGGAAGGACCCGAAGTCGGGCGAGGTGAAGCAGGGCACGCCGCTGTACCAGAACGTCATCTTCCACCGGGTCATCCCGGGCTTCATGATCCAAGGCGGAGATCCGCTGGGCATGGGCTCGGGCACGCCGGGCTACAACTTCGAGGACGAGTTCCAGAGTGGCCGGTCGTTCGACAAGCCGGGCCTGCTGGCGATGGCGAACCGGGGTCCGGAGACGAATGGGAGCCAGTTCTTCATCACGGTGTCGACGCCGCAGCACCTGAACAACCGGCACACCATCTTCGGAGAGGTGGTGAAGGGCTACGACGTGGTGGAGAAGATCTCCACGGTGCCGACGGCCCAGGCGAACCGGCCGGTGAAGGAAGTGGTGCTCAAGAAGGTGTCGCTCAGCGACGAGCAGCCGCAGTAG
- a CDS encoding CHAT domain-containing protein, whose product MATVIKDVVVLLPGLLGSVLERGGKEIWGLSGGAFLRALVSRGGSVESLELKSDSGGEFADDGVRATKLIPDVQLLPGFWKIDGYTQVARTLESRLNLIPGANFFTFPYDWRRDIRITAKRLAHEAQGWLYQWRKSRGGSPDARLILVGHSMGGLVARYFLECLGGWEDTRALITFGTPHRGSLMALQALSLGFRKDFGPFKLLDLSAMVRSLPSAYQLLPIYPCVQMPDGSLARPGEAKGIPNLDPVRAAAGLAFQREILAAVESNSKSSKYLERGYSLHPVVGTFQPTLQGAKLGPKGLEMLYTLPGGQDLGGDSTVPHVSAMPVEERAHASAMFNSTSHASLQNAFEVLAHVEGVLKGQRIDLNAFRSSSGMSLTPRSLSLFIEDAYAHDEPVTVRVRPSEEPVSLKAFVTNADTQQSFQVELKPGKDGLHEGTLPALPPGMYRVIVKGGPEVIPVANVFAVFPGESELSKPGTGGGDERSPRRSWPPVTSAQPLMSDPSLDEFLPDLKSWVVPVAGERDRSDDTPWTPMSLSAPRDEGQTIVRHPAVKPLDPARPGQLLRLSVDLLLGPLDPDTESAGLTVSNLPADWRELPIKVRLLCSELTFEPGSDTGVVMVQRNKKSIATTLSGTVNPNADGELTVVATFEYGGRFCGAARRVIPIEPGGAGLPGPSTSTSSSGAASRGGEQDLKGRSSFAIEVDAEKPHLTVQIHRLDKSNPRRLYWMLQVPVDCEELPSRLSGEVDLGSDPAALFQSVANAAREQRPGEHYDWFLGLGKLLYERTPAAFQETFRALRRQYGKGFPIQFITDDPYVPWELMAPSDVPEAGLLCVQHPVARWFLDYQTSLTARLPKGEILTIAPDYQYHSHLAPLPGAQEESRQLMEDFNAIRVPGSRKRVLSVLKEGQFNAVGLLHFAGHGKYSGNAVTPSCIYLEDGKLETLEIRNPQVVLGRKFRPLVLFNACEVGAATDMLGGVGGWAEAFVSERFSGFIAPLWPVQDAHARAVAAKLVKHWKNGMTMGEALRSLREEEAHESPTYLSYVFVGDVMARLPQVAVAGAAGVAAA is encoded by the coding sequence ATGGCCACCGTCATCAAGGATGTCGTCGTTCTGCTGCCGGGTCTTCTCGGCAGCGTGCTGGAGCGGGGCGGGAAGGAGATCTGGGGCCTGTCGGGTGGAGCGTTCCTTCGCGCGCTGGTGAGCCGCGGTGGCAGCGTGGAGTCGCTCGAGCTGAAGTCCGACAGTGGCGGCGAGTTCGCCGATGACGGCGTGAGGGCGACGAAGCTCATCCCCGATGTGCAGCTGCTGCCCGGCTTCTGGAAGATCGACGGCTACACCCAGGTGGCCCGCACGCTGGAGAGCCGGCTCAACCTCATCCCCGGCGCCAACTTCTTCACGTTCCCCTATGACTGGCGGCGCGACATCCGCATCACCGCGAAGCGGCTCGCCCACGAGGCCCAGGGCTGGCTCTACCAGTGGCGCAAGTCCCGCGGCGGTTCCCCCGACGCGCGCCTCATCCTCGTGGGGCACTCCATGGGAGGCCTCGTCGCGCGCTACTTCCTCGAGTGCCTCGGTGGCTGGGAGGACACCCGCGCCCTCATCACCTTCGGCACGCCCCACCGCGGCTCGCTCATGGCCCTGCAGGCGCTCTCGCTGGGGTTCCGCAAGGACTTCGGGCCGTTCAAGCTCCTGGACCTGTCCGCGATGGTGCGCTCGCTGCCCTCGGCGTACCAGTTGCTGCCCATCTACCCGTGCGTGCAGATGCCGGATGGGAGCCTCGCCCGGCCGGGTGAGGCGAAGGGCATCCCCAACCTCGACCCGGTCCGGGCCGCGGCGGGGCTCGCCTTCCAGCGGGAGATCCTCGCCGCCGTGGAGTCCAACTCCAAGAGTTCCAAGTACCTCGAGCGCGGCTACTCCCTGCACCCCGTGGTGGGCACCTTCCAGCCCACGCTGCAGGGCGCGAAGCTGGGACCCAAGGGGCTGGAGATGCTCTACACCCTGCCGGGTGGCCAGGACCTGGGCGGAGACAGCACCGTGCCGCACGTGTCCGCCATGCCGGTGGAGGAGCGCGCCCACGCGAGCGCCATGTTCAACTCCACGTCTCACGCCTCGCTGCAGAATGCCTTCGAGGTGCTCGCCCATGTGGAGGGTGTGCTCAAGGGCCAGCGGATCGACCTGAACGCGTTCCGCTCGTCCTCGGGTATGTCGCTGACACCCCGGAGCCTCTCGTTGTTCATCGAGGACGCGTACGCGCACGACGAGCCCGTGACGGTGCGTGTGCGGCCCTCGGAGGAGCCGGTCTCGCTCAAGGCCTTCGTGACGAACGCGGACACGCAGCAGTCGTTCCAGGTGGAGCTGAAGCCCGGGAAGGATGGCCTGCACGAGGGGACGCTGCCTGCACTGCCGCCGGGCATGTACCGCGTCATCGTGAAGGGCGGACCCGAGGTCATTCCCGTGGCCAACGTCTTCGCCGTCTTCCCGGGTGAGAGTGAGCTGTCCAAGCCTGGGACGGGCGGGGGCGACGAGCGCTCTCCCCGGCGTTCCTGGCCGCCCGTGACGAGCGCGCAGCCGTTGATGTCCGATCCTTCCCTGGACGAGTTCCTGCCAGACCTGAAGTCCTGGGTCGTTCCAGTGGCCGGGGAGCGTGATCGCTCGGACGACACCCCCTGGACTCCCATGTCCTTGTCCGCGCCACGAGACGAGGGACAGACCATCGTCCGCCATCCCGCGGTGAAGCCGCTGGATCCCGCGCGTCCGGGGCAGCTCCTTCGGTTGTCGGTGGACCTGCTGCTGGGCCCGTTGGATCCGGACACGGAGTCCGCGGGCCTCACCGTCTCCAATCTCCCCGCGGACTGGAGGGAGCTGCCCATCAAGGTCCGCCTGCTGTGCTCGGAGCTGACGTTCGAGCCGGGGAGTGACACGGGCGTGGTGATGGTGCAGCGCAACAAGAAGTCGATCGCCACCACGCTGTCCGGCACCGTGAATCCGAACGCGGACGGAGAGCTCACCGTCGTGGCCACCTTCGAGTACGGGGGACGCTTCTGCGGCGCGGCCCGCCGGGTCATCCCGATCGAGCCCGGTGGAGCCGGTCTGCCGGGACCGTCCACCTCCACGTCCTCCTCGGGAGCGGCCTCGCGCGGTGGGGAGCAGGACCTCAAGGGACGAAGCTCGTTCGCCATCGAAGTGGATGCCGAGAAGCCCCACCTGACGGTGCAGATCCACCGTCTGGACAAGAGCAACCCGCGGCGCTTGTACTGGATGCTCCAGGTCCCGGTGGACTGCGAGGAGCTGCCGTCCCGGCTCTCGGGCGAGGTGGATCTGGGCTCGGATCCGGCGGCCCTCTTCCAGAGCGTGGCCAACGCCGCCCGCGAGCAGCGGCCCGGCGAGCACTACGATTGGTTCCTCGGGCTCGGGAAGCTGCTCTATGAGCGGACGCCGGCCGCCTTCCAGGAGACGTTTCGCGCGCTGCGCCGGCAGTACGGCAAGGGTTTCCCCATCCAGTTCATCACCGATGACCCGTATGTTCCCTGGGAGCTGATGGCGCCCTCGGACGTGCCGGAGGCGGGGTTGCTGTGCGTGCAGCACCCGGTGGCGCGCTGGTTCCTCGACTACCAGACGTCGCTGACGGCGCGCCTGCCAAAGGGGGAGATCCTCACCATCGCTCCGGATTACCAGTACCACTCGCATCTGGCTCCGTTGCCCGGGGCGCAGGAGGAGTCACGGCAGCTCATGGAGGACTTCAATGCGATCCGTGTACCTGGTAGCCGCAAGCGGGTGCTGAGCGTGCTGAAGGAAGGCCAGTTCAACGCCGTGGGACTGCTGCACTTCGCCGGGCACGGCAAGTACAGCGGGAACGCGGTGACGCCCTCCTGTATCTACCTGGAGGACGGCAAGCTGGAGACGCTCGAGATCCGCAATCCCCAGGTGGTGCTCGGGCGCAAGTTCCGGCCGCTCGTCCTCTTCAATGCCTGTGAGGTGGGAGCGGCCACGGACATGCTGGGCGGTGTGGGCGGGTGGGCCGAGGCCTTCGTGAGTGAGCGCTTCTCCGGCTTCATCGCGCCGCTCTGGCCCGTGCAGGACGCGCACGCGCGAGCCGTGGCGGCGAAACTGGTGAAGCATTGGAAGAACGGGATGACCATGGGCGAGGCGCTCCGGAGCCTGCGTGAGGAGGAGGCGCACGAGTCCCCCACGTATCTCTCCTACGTCTTCGTGGGGGACGTGATGGCGCGGCTGCCGCAGGTGGCCGTGGCGGGTGCCGCGGGTGTGGCCGCGGCGTGA
- the sitA5 gene encoding SitA5 family polymorphic toxin: protein MLLSGCGTTTHAVHLDSGHGRPFVHVSRGGQESVRLREGELEAALAELVRDVRPEARPLRHARELMFESWRQDVYLEWMGRSLVPGFPEARGPSLDSTGADALTSGYGRWCRQRGHHRGDCLSLLKDNPTFDVDGRYTLAMAIATDVVWNEAKAALAELADPEAVRATIVSAMTMYMMLWVLPEPVSKTLAATLTAGLIAYLGIDTVRGLIGGWVRLVGDVDRATTFEELRDAGERYGKVMGRHAARAFVLLATAAIGNTTGLATKGPGLPGYSQAAVLAETQAGFRMAALGEVRSVAVSAEGSFTIAFAPHAVAMTAQGPGSRAGSSSQGSLTGRPTRPEPNDDDPVNIKAIERKNESARILADNGYHVEQNPVPKPNGKKPDYKVDGEYYDCYAPTSSRARNIADHIWKFKVEPGQAERIILNLDDSGVALGLMRKQLEDWPIPGLKAVLVIRGGKVIRLFP, encoded by the coding sequence GTGCTGCTCTCGGGTTGTGGCACCACCACTCACGCCGTGCATCTGGACTCGGGACACGGCAGGCCGTTCGTCCATGTTTCACGAGGTGGCCAGGAATCCGTGAGGCTTCGAGAGGGCGAGCTCGAGGCCGCGCTGGCGGAGCTGGTCCGGGACGTGCGGCCTGAGGCGCGCCCACTGCGACACGCCCGGGAGTTGATGTTCGAGTCCTGGCGGCAGGATGTGTATCTGGAGTGGATGGGGCGGAGCCTGGTTCCCGGTTTCCCGGAAGCGCGCGGGCCCTCACTGGACTCGACCGGGGCGGATGCGCTGACGAGTGGTTACGGACGCTGGTGCCGTCAGCGTGGGCATCACCGGGGGGACTGCCTTTCGCTGCTGAAGGATAACCCCACGTTCGATGTGGATGGGCGGTACACGCTGGCGATGGCCATCGCCACGGACGTGGTGTGGAACGAGGCGAAGGCCGCGCTGGCGGAACTGGCGGACCCGGAGGCGGTGCGCGCGACGATCGTTTCCGCCATGACCATGTACATGATGCTCTGGGTACTGCCGGAGCCAGTTTCGAAGACCCTCGCGGCTACGTTGACGGCCGGGCTCATCGCCTACCTGGGCATCGACACGGTGCGGGGTCTCATTGGGGGCTGGGTAAGGCTCGTGGGGGATGTGGACCGGGCCACGACCTTCGAGGAACTGCGGGATGCAGGCGAGCGGTACGGCAAGGTGATGGGGCGGCACGCGGCACGGGCCTTCGTGCTGCTGGCGACGGCGGCCATTGGAAACACGACGGGACTGGCGACGAAGGGACCGGGGTTGCCCGGCTACTCTCAGGCCGCGGTGCTGGCGGAGACACAGGCGGGCTTCCGGATGGCGGCGCTGGGCGAGGTGCGTTCCGTCGCCGTGTCCGCCGAGGGCTCCTTCACCATCGCGTTCGCGCCACATGCGGTTGCCATGACAGCCCAGGGACCGGGCTCGCGTGCGGGCTCGAGCTCCCAGGGCAGCTTGACGGGGCGACCTACCCGGCCCGAGCCCAATGATGACGATCCGGTCAACATCAAGGCGATTGAACGGAAGAATGAATCGGCACGGATTCTCGCGGACAACGGCTACCATGTGGAGCAGAATCCCGTGCCCAAGCCCAACGGCAAGAAGCCAGATTACAAGGTGGACGGGGAGTATTATGACTGCTACGCGCCGACTTCTTCACGTGCTCGTAATATCGCCGACCACATCTGGAAGTTCAAAGTCGAACCCGGACAAGCAGAGCGCATCATCCTCAACCTCGATGACAGTGGCGTCGCGCTTGGCCTCATGAGGAAACAACTCGAGGACTGGCCGATTCCTGGATTGAAGGCGGTGCTCGTTATCAGGGGCGGGAAAGTCATACGGCTTTTCCCGTGA
- a CDS encoding SitI3 family protein, which yields MGLEYGLELSTDLGPTQALRLLAERLGLPWGNERSLRGSALWIDLSEPSNTGREIIEEGFHFRPDVLVIFRLDSNSDQYEEGHRVMLRATMLLLEHGRDGVLLFNGERIILQRLAGELVLNADYGNWTKGLQLENEIQLPHEKRPLPSPLL from the coding sequence ATGGGGTTGGAGTATGGTCTTGAGCTATCCACGGATTTGGGGCCCACCCAGGCGCTGCGACTGCTCGCGGAACGACTCGGTCTGCCATGGGGTAACGAAAGGTCATTGCGAGGTTCCGCTCTTTGGATTGATTTATCGGAACCCTCGAATACCGGGCGTGAGATCATCGAGGAAGGGTTTCACTTCAGGCCCGATGTGCTCGTGATCTTCCGGCTCGACTCCAATAGCGACCAGTACGAAGAAGGTCACCGGGTCATGCTGCGTGCGACGATGCTCCTGCTGGAGCACGGCCGGGACGGGGTCCTGCTCTTCAACGGAGAGCGCATCATCCTTCAACGACTCGCGGGCGAGTTGGTGTTGAACGCGGACTATGGGAACTGGACGAAGGGACTCCAATTGGAGAACGAAATCCAGCTCCCTCATGAGAAGCGCCCCCTGCCCTCACCCCTGCTGTAG
- a CDS encoding alpha/beta hydrolase family protein has product MARKDFIPVAPPPPPEGENPAPNTLRTPETGAVARLLRSLRGLPEARREYGPGCAGMAGWFKAETAPPTDVTARFREVHRRVREGEPVLPDEARRHLYLLVKGMLGDEVPGYLEDNQRRLEKRGLETREVAVDTEGRLTDNVEVVRDALLDAIHFGRTVVLVGHSKGGVEAMSTLALYPELRRHVRAMVALQAPFGGSVIANDLVAAPSLRRLLDVTFPSIFQGDAASVEDLSYAKRMEFVRRHPYPADVPTVALATSRLSRRSLMRPLCAYVNERYGWACDGLVNAVDAEVPGSRVVRLDDMDHAEAALTGLPGFSNYYPGDITETMVALALESPPRGLQQG; this is encoded by the coding sequence ATGGCTCGGAAGGACTTCATTCCCGTCGCCCCCCCTCCCCCACCCGAGGGGGAGAACCCCGCCCCCAACACCCTCCGGACGCCCGAGACGGGCGCGGTGGCCCGGCTGCTGCGCTCGCTGCGAGGACTGCCCGAGGCCCGGCGCGAGTACGGCCCGGGCTGCGCGGGAATGGCCGGCTGGTTCAAGGCGGAGACGGCGCCGCCCACGGACGTGACGGCCCGCTTCCGCGAGGTGCACCGGCGCGTGCGCGAGGGCGAGCCGGTGCTGCCGGACGAGGCCAGGCGCCACCTGTACCTGCTGGTGAAGGGGATGCTGGGGGACGAGGTGCCCGGCTACCTGGAGGACAACCAGCGGCGCCTGGAGAAGCGGGGCCTGGAGACGCGCGAGGTGGCGGTGGACACCGAGGGGCGGCTCACGGACAACGTGGAGGTGGTGCGCGACGCGCTGCTGGACGCCATCCACTTCGGCCGCACGGTGGTACTGGTGGGGCACAGCAAGGGGGGTGTGGAGGCGATGAGCACGCTGGCGCTCTACCCGGAGCTGCGCCGGCACGTCCGCGCGATGGTGGCGTTGCAAGCGCCCTTCGGTGGCTCGGTCATCGCCAACGACCTGGTGGCGGCACCGTCGCTGCGGCGGCTGCTGGACGTGACGTTTCCCTCGATCTTCCAAGGGGACGCGGCCTCGGTGGAGGACCTGTCGTACGCGAAGCGGATGGAGTTCGTGCGGCGCCACCCCTACCCGGCGGACGTGCCCACGGTGGCGCTGGCGACATCGAGGCTGTCGCGGCGCTCGTTGATGAGGCCGCTGTGCGCCTACGTGAACGAGCGCTACGGCTGGGCGTGCGACGGGCTGGTGAACGCGGTGGACGCGGAGGTGCCGGGCTCGCGCGTGGTGCGGCTGGACGACATGGACCACGCCGAGGCCGCCCTCACGGGCCTGCCCGGCTTCTCCAACTACTACCCGGGCGACATCACCGAGACGATGGTGGCCCTCGCGCTGGAGTCGCCGCCGCGAGGGCTACAGCAGGGGTGA